Proteins from a single region of Azospira inquinata:
- a CDS encoding nuclear transport factor 2 family protein produces MAAEPTLAEIQSLIKQRQLPQALEKADAYTLSHPRDAQGRFFKGVALTEMNRTNEAIAVFIKLTEDFPELPEPYNNLAVLYAQQKQYDKARAALEMAIRTHPSYAIAHENLGDVYAKLASQAYDKALQLDSSNAGAQTKLSLIKEIITVPPRGGARNAAPVRAPAPVAVAPRPAPAPAPQPAPVPAKVTVEKSRPTPPPVAPQPAPAKVTVAAKTPEKEKPQETAKAAPKSDADEGALTKQVQSWAGAWSRKDVKGYLNHYAGNFQVPGGGSRQAWEKERSARIDKPGKIQVQVEDIKVSMNGDKATVRFKQHYKSATLSSSASKTLVFTKSGGKWLILQEKVGG; encoded by the coding sequence ATGGCTGCCGAGCCCACCCTGGCGGAAATCCAGTCCTTGATCAAACAACGGCAGCTGCCCCAGGCGTTGGAAAAAGCCGACGCCTACACCCTCTCCCATCCCCGGGATGCCCAGGGACGGTTCTTCAAGGGCGTGGCGCTGACGGAAATGAACCGGACCAACGAAGCCATCGCCGTCTTCATCAAACTGACGGAAGACTTCCCCGAGCTGCCGGAACCCTACAACAATCTGGCCGTGCTCTACGCCCAGCAAAAGCAATATGACAAAGCCCGGGCGGCCTTAGAAATGGCCATCCGCACCCATCCTTCCTACGCCATCGCCCACGAAAACCTGGGGGATGTGTATGCCAAGCTGGCCAGCCAGGCCTACGACAAAGCCCTGCAACTGGATTCCTCCAATGCGGGCGCCCAAACCAAGCTTTCCCTGATCAAGGAAATCATTACGGTCCCCCCCCGGGGCGGCGCCCGCAATGCGGCGCCGGTTCGGGCCCCGGCTCCGGTAGCCGTGGCCCCCCGTCCGGCCCCCGCTCCCGCGCCCCAACCGGCGCCGGTGCCAGCCAAGGTGACGGTGGAAAAGAGTCGCCCCACCCCGCCGCCGGTGGCGCCCCAGCCTGCCCCCGCCAAGGTAACGGTGGCCGCCAAGACGCCGGAGAAGGAAAAACCCCAGGAAACGGCCAAGGCCGCTCCCAAGTCTGACGCAGACGAAGGCGCTTTGACCAAACAGGTCCAATCCTGGGCTGGCGCCTGGTCTCGCAAGGATGTGAAGGGCTACCTGAACCATTACGCAGGCAATTTCCAAGTCCCCGGCGGCGGCTCCCGCCAAGCCTGGGAAAAGGAACGGAGCGCCCGGATCGACAAGCCGGGTAAGATTCAGGTCCAGGTGGAAGATATCAAGGTCTCCATGAACGGGGATAAAGCCACGGTGCGCTTCAAGCAACATTACAAGTCCGCCACCCTGTCCTCTTCCGCCAGTAAAACTTTGGTATTCACCAAATCCGGGGGCAAATGGCTCATTCTGCAGGAAAAAGTGGGCGGCTGA
- the cysS gene encoding cysteine--tRNA ligase, producing MLKIYNTLAREKQDFVPMQPGHARMYVCGMTVYDFCHLGHARVMVVFDMVYRWLRARGLEVTYVRNITDIDDKIIRRAGENGESIASLTDRYIAAMHEDSAALGILPPTHEPRATAYVDKMLALIGDLMAKGLAYRAANGDVNFSVRKFPGYGKLSGKSLDDLRAGERVEVESAKQDPLDFVLWKHAKPGEPAWESPWGAGRPGWHIECSAMSSDLLGNHFDIHGGGQDLQFPHHENEIAQSEGAHGDIFVNYWMHNGFVRVNDEKMSKSLGNFFTIRDVLKAYDAEVVRFFILRAHYRSPLNYSDAHLDDARQALSRLYTALSHGEVPDVTVDWSQPHAQRFQAAMDDDFNTVEAMAVLFELANEVNRTGSVPLAGQLRALGGVLGLLQRPAKEFLQGGPAADQDGAAIEAAIAARAAAKKAKNYGEADRIRAELTAQGIVLEDGPQGTSWRRA from the coding sequence ATGTTGAAAATCTATAACACCCTGGCCCGGGAAAAGCAGGACTTTGTGCCCATGCAGCCCGGCCACGCCCGTATGTACGTTTGCGGCATGACGGTCTACGACTTTTGCCATTTGGGCCATGCCCGGGTGATGGTGGTGTTCGACATGGTCTATCGCTGGCTCCGGGCCCGGGGACTGGAGGTGACCTATGTGCGCAATATTACCGATATTGACGACAAGATCATTCGCCGGGCAGGGGAAAACGGGGAAAGCATCGCCAGCCTGACGGACCGTTATATCGCCGCCATGCATGAGGATTCTGCCGCTCTGGGCATTCTTCCCCCCACCCACGAGCCCCGGGCCACGGCCTATGTGGACAAGATGCTGGCCCTGATCGGGGATTTGATGGCCAAGGGCTTGGCTTACCGGGCGGCCAACGGGGATGTGAATTTCTCCGTGCGCAAGTTCCCGGGCTACGGCAAATTGTCCGGCAAATCCCTGGACGATCTGCGGGCCGGGGAACGGGTGGAAGTGGAGTCCGCCAAGCAGGACCCCCTGGATTTCGTCCTCTGGAAACACGCCAAGCCCGGGGAACCGGCCTGGGAATCCCCCTGGGGAGCCGGGCGTCCCGGCTGGCACATCGAATGCTCGGCCATGAGTTCCGACCTGCTGGGGAACCATTTCGACATCCACGGGGGCGGCCAGGATCTCCAGTTTCCCCACCACGAAAATGAAATCGCCCAGTCCGAGGGCGCCCACGGGGACATCTTCGTCAATTACTGGATGCACAACGGTTTTGTCCGGGTGAATGACGAAAAAATGTCCAAGTCCCTGGGCAATTTCTTCACCATCCGGGATGTGCTCAAGGCCTACGATGCGGAGGTGGTGCGCTTCTTCATTCTGCGCGCCCACTACCGCAGCCCCCTGAATTATTCCGACGCCCATTTGGATGACGCCCGCCAGGCCCTTTCCCGGCTCTACACGGCCCTCAGCCATGGGGAAGTGCCCGATGTGACCGTGGATTGGTCCCAGCCCCACGCCCAGCGTTTCCAGGCGGCCATGGACGACGATTTCAATACGGTGGAAGCCATGGCCGTATTGTTCGAACTGGCCAATGAGGTCAATCGCACCGGCTCCGTTCCCCTGGCGGGCCAGCTGCGGGCCCTGGGCGGGGTGCTGGGGCTGTTGCAGCGTCCGGCCAAGGAATTTCTGCAGGGCGGTCCCGCCGCCGACCAGGACGGGGCGGCCATTGAAGCCGCTATCGCTGCCCGGGCGGCTGCCAAGAAGGCCAAGAATTACGGGGAAGCGGATCGTATCCGGGCTGAACTGACGGCCCAGGGCATTGTGCTGGAGGATGGCCCCCAAGGCACCTCCTGGCGTCGGGCCTAG
- a CDS encoding peptidylprolyl isomerase: protein MIKLHTNKGVIALELDAEKAPETVKNFIAYVEAGHYDNTIFHRVIDGFMIQGGGFEPGMKQKDTQAPIKNEADNGLRNDKYTIAMARTNDPHSATAQFFINVKDNDFLNFQAPTGNGWGYCVFGKVVEGLEVVDAIKGVKTGRAGFHQDVPVEDVIIEKAEVAA from the coding sequence ATGATCAAGCTGCACACCAACAAGGGCGTCATCGCGCTGGAACTGGATGCCGAGAAGGCCCCTGAAACCGTCAAAAACTTTATCGCCTATGTGGAAGCGGGCCATTACGACAACACCATTTTCCACCGGGTCATCGACGGTTTCATGATTCAAGGTGGCGGCTTTGAACCGGGCATGAAGCAGAAGGACACCCAGGCCCCGATCAAGAACGAAGCGGACAACGGCCTGAGGAACGACAAGTACACCATCGCCATGGCCCGTACCAACGATCCCCACTCCGCCACGGCCCAGTTCTTCATCAATGTGAAGGACAACGATTTCCTCAACTTCCAAGCCCCCACGGGCAATGGCTGGGGCTACTGTGTCTTCGGCAAGGTGGTGGAAGGCCTGGAGGTGGTGGATGCCATCAAGGGCGTGAAGACTGGCCGGGCCGGCTTCCATCAGGACGTGCCGGTGGAAGACGTGATCATCGAAAAGGCGGAAGTGGCCGCCTGA
- a CDS encoding peptidylprolyl isomerase, giving the protein MKLLRQMIQGLALMTAAASVWAAHPVVEMQTNQGTIKLELYEDKAPKTVANFLQYAKSGFYNGTVFHRVIDGFMIQGGGFTPAMEEKATRAPIVNEAPQSFQAGLRNQPGTIAMARTNEPHSATAQFFINVANNNRLDPPSYDGWGYCVFGKVIQGMEVVQRIAKQPTTAHGPHQDVPVTPVLIQSVKVLPGAN; this is encoded by the coding sequence ATGAAACTCCTACGTCAAATGATCCAGGGCCTGGCCCTGATGACGGCCGCCGCCAGCGTCTGGGCAGCCCATCCCGTGGTGGAAATGCAAACCAACCAGGGCACCATCAAGCTGGAGCTCTACGAGGACAAGGCCCCCAAGACCGTGGCCAATTTCCTCCAGTACGCCAAATCCGGCTTCTATAACGGCACCGTTTTCCATCGGGTTATCGACGGCTTCATGATTCAGGGGGGCGGTTTCACCCCGGCCATGGAAGAAAAGGCCACCCGGGCTCCCATCGTCAATGAGGCCCCCCAGAGCTTCCAGGCTGGGCTGCGCAACCAGCCCGGCACCATCGCCATGGCCCGGACCAATGAGCCCCATTCCGCCACCGCCCAGTTTTTCATCAATGTGGCCAATAACAACCGGCTCGACCCCCCCTCCTATGACGGTTGGGGCTACTGCGTGTTCGGCAAGGTCATCCAGGGCATGGAGGTGGTGCAGCGCATCGCCAAACAGCCCACCACCGCCCACGGCCCCCACCAGGACGTACCGGTCACCCCGGTTTTAATCCAGTCGGTGAAGGTTTTGCCGGGCGCCAACTGA
- a CDS encoding L,D-transpeptidase family protein: protein MASRLFRERLRCKRGRIAALLTLLLGSTLSSPSAFAFGSHPPAAANTVGAMAADGGPEPALIRVFREIQNNRLDVALQYTEDLVRRYPNFRLGQLVKGDLLLARSQPLQTFGNAPGAPADRLSDLREEAIARLRAYTEKPAPNRVPRALLQMRPDQRFAVVVDTQKSRLYLYQNVQGRPRFVADYYITQGKLGAMKQVEGDKRTPLGVYHVTSSLSRKKLGDFYGSGAFPINYPNEWDRRQGRHGHGIWLHGTPSNTFSRPPKASDGCVVLANQDLDALAKNIQIGVTPVIITDTVEWLTPDAWAKERNSLMRQVDAWRSDWENRNLDRYLSHYSQDFKADGATYATLPKQRRPEVTGHPWVKVRLTNLSMFRAPNTENYVVVTFDQDVRTDNGSTKVHKRQYWVREDGSWKILFEGNA, encoded by the coding sequence ATGGCCAGCCGCTTGTTTCGAGAGCGACTCCGCTGTAAGCGCGGCCGCATTGCTGCCCTGCTCACTCTGCTCCTGGGCAGCACCCTTTCCTCCCCTTCCGCTTTTGCTTTTGGCAGTCACCCCCCTGCCGCCGCCAACACGGTGGGGGCCATGGCCGCCGACGGCGGTCCGGAACCTGCCCTGATCCGGGTTTTCCGGGAAATCCAGAACAACCGCCTGGATGTGGCCCTGCAATACACGGAAGATCTGGTTCGCCGTTATCCCAATTTCCGCCTTGGCCAGCTGGTCAAAGGAGATTTGCTCCTGGCCCGCAGCCAGCCCCTACAGACCTTCGGCAATGCGCCGGGCGCCCCGGCGGACCGGCTTTCCGATTTGCGGGAAGAGGCCATTGCCCGGCTTCGGGCCTACACGGAAAAGCCTGCCCCCAACCGGGTGCCCCGGGCCCTTCTACAGATGCGCCCCGACCAGCGCTTCGCCGTAGTGGTGGATACCCAGAAATCCCGGCTCTACCTCTACCAGAACGTCCAGGGACGTCCCCGCTTCGTGGCGGACTATTACATTACCCAGGGCAAACTGGGAGCCATGAAGCAGGTGGAAGGGGATAAGCGCACGCCTCTGGGGGTCTATCACGTCACCTCCAGCCTGTCCCGGAAAAAGCTGGGGGACTTCTACGGTAGCGGCGCTTTCCCCATCAATTACCCCAATGAATGGGATAGGCGCCAGGGCCGCCACGGCCACGGCATCTGGCTCCACGGCACCCCCTCCAACACCTTTTCCCGCCCCCCCAAGGCTTCAGACGGCTGCGTGGTGCTGGCCAATCAGGATTTGGACGCCCTGGCCAAGAATATTCAAATCGGCGTCACCCCGGTCATCATCACCGACACGGTGGAATGGCTGACCCCGGACGCCTGGGCCAAGGAACGGAACAGCCTGATGCGTCAGGTGGATGCCTGGCGCAGCGATTGGGAAAACCGCAATCTGGACCGCTACCTGTCCCACTATTCCCAGGATTTCAAGGCCGATGGGGCCACCTACGCCACCCTGCCCAAGCAGCGGCGCCCCGAGGTTACCGGCCATCCCTGGGTTAAGGTGCGCCTGACCAACCTGTCCATGTTCCGGGCCCCCAATACGGAAAACTACGTGGTGGTGACCTTCGACCAGGACGTGCGCACCGATAACGGCTCCACCAAGGTTCACAAACGGCAGTACTGGGTACGTGAAGACGGCAGCTGGAAAATTCTTTTCGAGGGCAACGCATGA
- the dnaJ gene encoding molecular chaperone DnaJ, whose protein sequence is MAKRDFYEVLGVKKDASDDEIKKAYRKMAMKYHPDRNPDNPKAEEMFKEAKEAYEILSDGQKRAAYDQYGHAGVDPQAGGFGGGGAGFNGGFGDAFADIFGDIFGGRSGGGHSNIYRGADLRYNLEISLEQAAKGTETKIRIPTMELCDTCHGSGARPGTQAKTCPTCQGSGQVRMQQGFFSIQQTCPKCHGTGKIIPEPCPTCHGAGRVKQHKTLAVKIPAGVDEGDRIRLAGEGEHGVNGGPPGDLYVQIHLKPHGVFERDHNDLHCEMPISFTTAALGGEIEIPTLDGAAKIKIPAETQSGKVFRLRGKGIKGVRSHTHGDLLCHVVVETPVSLTDRQKELLRELEEINSDSTGVHNPRAKSWMDKVREFFSQ, encoded by the coding sequence ATGGCAAAACGCGATTTTTACGAAGTCCTGGGCGTCAAAAAAGACGCCAGCGACGACGAAATCAAAAAGGCCTATCGCAAGATGGCCATGAAGTATCACCCGGACCGCAATCCGGACAATCCCAAGGCCGAGGAGATGTTCAAGGAGGCCAAGGAAGCCTACGAAATCCTCTCCGACGGCCAGAAACGGGCCGCCTACGACCAGTACGGCCACGCCGGGGTAGATCCCCAGGCGGGCGGCTTCGGCGGTGGCGGTGCGGGCTTTAACGGCGGTTTCGGTGACGCCTTTGCCGACATTTTCGGCGACATTTTCGGTGGCCGCAGCGGCGGCGGACATTCCAACATCTACCGGGGCGCGGACCTGCGCTACAACCTGGAAATCAGTCTGGAACAGGCCGCCAAGGGCACGGAAACCAAGATTCGCATTCCCACCATGGAGCTGTGCGACACCTGCCACGGCTCCGGCGCCCGCCCCGGCACCCAGGCCAAGACCTGCCCCACCTGCCAGGGCAGCGGCCAGGTGCGCATGCAGCAAGGCTTTTTCTCCATTCAGCAGACCTGCCCCAAGTGCCACGGCACGGGCAAGATCATTCCCGAACCCTGCCCCACCTGCCACGGCGCGGGTCGGGTCAAGCAGCACAAGACCTTGGCGGTGAAAATTCCGGCCGGGGTGGACGAGGGAGATCGGATTCGCCTGGCTGGGGAAGGGGAACACGGGGTCAATGGTGGGCCTCCGGGGGATTTGTATGTGCAAATCCACCTCAAGCCCCACGGGGTCTTTGAGCGGGATCACAACGACCTGCACTGCGAAATGCCCATCAGCTTCACCACCGCCGCCCTGGGCGGGGAAATCGAGATTCCCACCCTGGATGGGGCCGCCAAGATCAAGATTCCGGCGGAAACCCAGTCCGGCAAGGTGTTCCGCCTGCGGGGCAAGGGCATTAAGGGAGTCCGCAGCCATACCCATGGGGACCTGCTTTGCCATGTGGTGGTGGAAACCCCGGTAAGCTTGACGGACCGGCAGAAGGAACTGCTGCGGGAACTGGAAGAAATCAACAGCGACAGCACGGGGGTGCACAATCCCCGGGCCAAGAGCTGGATGGACAAGGTCCGGGAATTCTTCAGCCAGTAA
- a CDS encoding UDP-2,3-diacylglucosamine diphosphatase gives MITFISDLHLAPALPGVTRLFQQFLQNQGVQSQALYILGDLFDHWVGDDQLEAPYPQAIASQLHQLAQGGCHIGILHGNRDFLLGQAFCQAAGAQLLTDPYVLSVPTWQFVLTHGDGLCTDDQDYQQFRQQVRSPAWQADFLARPLAERLALAQGLRQQSRDTKESKPDYLMDVNGGATDDFLRDHGYATLIHGHTHRPDRHDHLVDGIHCERWVLGDWRETPEGATGDCLVWDGEALRRQPLALS, from the coding sequence ATGATTACCTTTATCTCCGATCTCCATCTGGCTCCGGCTCTCCCCGGCGTCACCCGCCTTTTCCAGCAGTTTCTCCAAAACCAGGGCGTCCAAAGCCAGGCCCTCTACATTCTGGGCGACCTGTTCGACCATTGGGTGGGGGACGACCAGCTGGAAGCCCCCTATCCCCAAGCCATCGCCAGCCAACTCCACCAGCTGGCCCAAGGGGGCTGTCACATCGGCATTCTCCACGGTAACCGGGATTTCCTCCTGGGGCAGGCATTCTGCCAGGCCGCCGGGGCCCAGCTGCTGACCGATCCCTATGTGCTGTCCGTGCCTACCTGGCAATTTGTCCTCACCCATGGGGACGGCCTGTGCACCGATGACCAGGATTACCAGCAATTTCGCCAGCAGGTGCGTAGCCCGGCCTGGCAGGCCGACTTTCTCGCCCGCCCCTTGGCGGAGCGCCTGGCCCTGGCCCAGGGACTGCGCCAGCAGAGCCGGGACACCAAAGAATCCAAGCCGGATTATCTGATGGACGTAAATGGGGGCGCCACGGACGATTTTCTCCGGGATCACGGCTACGCCACCTTGATTCACGGCCATACCCACCGGCCGGACCGGCACGACCATCTGGTGGACGGCATCCACTGCGAACGCTGGGTGCTGGGGGACTGGCGGGAAACCCCCGAGGGCGCTACCGGGGATTGCCTGGTCTGGGATGGGGAAGCCCTGCGGCGCCAGCCCCTGGCCCTGTCCTAG
- a CDS encoding ABC transporter substrate-binding protein has product MFSWYRPLTAFLVAALITLTAHADPGITDNRILLGMSAPLSGPNGAYGTEIRESITAYFNAINKAGGVHGRKLELVVLDDGYETDRAVANTKKLINEDKVFALIGYYGSTPTTAAMEVFSAEKVPLIGSISGAESLRRPVNRYMFNVRASYARETEAIINALAPLSLRNIAVFYQNDGFGKSGLEGITQAMKHHGLSPSAVATVERNSLNVGAAVKTIAKANPQAVIMVTLYKPTAEFVRQLHKAGQYPQLMTLSPVGADLLVKELGEEARGIGISQVMPYPWNDGNPLAREFRKTMTAAGKTAHSAYYAEEGYAMAKVLVDGLKNSGRDVSREKLVSSLENLRNHDLGGYKVTYSPTDHNGSEFVDLTVIGNGGRVLH; this is encoded by the coding sequence ATGTTTTCCTGGTACCGCCCCCTCACCGCCTTCCTGGTCGCCGCCCTCATCACCCTGACCGCCCATGCCGATCCGGGGATTACGGACAATCGCATTCTGCTGGGCATGTCCGCCCCCCTCTCCGGCCCCAACGGGGCTTACGGGACAGAAATCCGGGAGAGCATCACGGCCTATTTCAATGCCATCAACAAAGCCGGCGGCGTCCACGGCCGCAAGCTGGAGCTGGTGGTACTGGACGACGGTTATGAAACGGACCGGGCCGTGGCCAATACCAAAAAGCTGATCAACGAGGACAAGGTCTTCGCTCTCATCGGCTACTACGGTTCCACCCCCACCACCGCCGCCATGGAAGTGTTCAGCGCCGAGAAAGTGCCCCTCATCGGCAGTATTTCCGGAGCGGAAAGCCTGCGGCGGCCGGTGAATCGTTACATGTTCAATGTGCGGGCCAGCTATGCCCGGGAGACGGAGGCCATCATCAATGCCCTGGCCCCCTTAAGCCTGCGCAATATCGCCGTCTTTTATCAGAATGACGGCTTTGGCAAATCCGGGCTGGAAGGCATTACCCAGGCCATGAAACACCACGGCCTCTCTCCCTCCGCCGTGGCCACGGTGGAACGCAATTCCCTGAATGTGGGAGCGGCGGTCAAAACCATTGCCAAGGCCAATCCCCAGGCGGTGATCATGGTCACCCTGTACAAACCCACCGCCGAATTTGTCCGCCAGCTGCACAAGGCGGGCCAGTATCCCCAGCTCATGACCCTCTCCCCCGTGGGAGCGGACCTGTTGGTCAAGGAACTGGGGGAAGAGGCCAGGGGCATCGGTATTTCCCAGGTCATGCCCTACCCCTGGAATGACGGCAATCCCCTGGCCCGGGAGTTTCGTAAAACCATGACCGCCGCAGGCAAAACCGCCCATTCCGCCTACTACGCGGAAGAAGGCTATGCCATGGCCAAGGTGCTGGTGGATGGGCTGAAAAATTCCGGACGGGACGTGAGTCGGGAAAAGCTGGTGAGCTCCCTGGAAAACCTGAGGAACCACGATCTGGGCGGTTACAAGGTCACCTACAGCCCCACCGACCACAACGGTTCGGAATTTGTGGACCTCACGGTCATCGGCAACGGGGGCCGGGTGCTCCACTGA